The proteins below come from a single Denticeps clupeoides chromosome 15, fDenClu1.1, whole genome shotgun sequence genomic window:
- the tmcc3 gene encoding transmembrane and coiled-coil domain protein 3, with product MAERSGEGGVLGAPALLKGASEPELDCDGAARDSLRARPRLDSLQQKVLKVTEQLKIEQTARDENVAEYLKLVNNADKQQLGRIRQVFEKKNQKSAQTIVQLQKKLEQYHRKLRERENGPKQPSSTAVKEDKSSSKDSLKDFVITLKHPSLDKVKTVGPGVSLSSPFFFSKPREFANLIRNKFGSADNIAHLKNSMETTGSFQAEGAGRTLSGSATITPKSKYMPSDDECSTGTSVSADSNGHTPAVGSQGAAAPGGGDGEGQGEASYRLVEALQEVREVRESQAQLAEDMEALKAQLKRDYGFITQTLQEERYRYERLEDQLNDLTELHQNETAILKQELASIEEKVAYQAYERARDIQEVLESCQTRVFKLELQQQQQQIVQLESADAKVLLGKCINIMLAIVTVILVCVSTAAKFTAPLMRSRLHVLGTFLTVCALAAVWKNWEQLHCAVERMLLPT from the exons ATG GCGGAGCGTTCTGGTGAGGGTGGTGTTCTTGGTGCTCCGGCTCTGTTGAAGGGCGCGTCGGAGCCAGAGCTGGACTGTGATGGAGCGGCACGGGACTCCCTGCGCGCTCGGCCACGATTGGACAGTCTGCAGCAAAAGGTGCTTAAGGTCACGGAGCAGCTCAAGATTGAGCAGACAGCCAGAGACGAAAACGTGGCCGAGTATCTGAAGCTCGTGAACAACGCCGACAAGCAGCAGCTGGGCCGCATTCGCCAG GTATTTGAAAAGAAGAACCAGAAGTCCGCCCAAACCATTGTTCAGCTGCAGAAGAAGTTGGAACAGTACCACCGCAAGTTGCGAGAGCGTGAGAACGGACCCAAGCAGCCCTCATCCACCGCTGTCAAAGAGGACAAGAGCTCATCCAAAGACAGTCTGAAAGATTTTGTTATAACACTGAAGCACCCCTCCCTGGACAAGGTGAAGACCGTGGGGCCGGGGGTGTCTCTCTCGTCCCCGTTCTTCTTCAGCAAGCCCCGCGAGTTTGCCAACCTCATACGTAACAAGTTCGGCAGTGCGGACAACATTGCCCACCTCAAAAACTCCATGGAGACGACGGGCAGCTTCCAGGCTGAGGGGGCCGGACGCACGCTAAGTGGCAGTGCCACCATAACGCCCAAAAGCAAATACATGCCTAGCGATGACGAGTGCTCAACAGGCACCTCTGTATCGGCCGACAGCAATGGCCACACTCCCGCCGTAGGCTCCCAAGGCGCCGCCGCCCCGGGAGGCGGGGATGGGGAAGGCCAGGGCGAGGCCTCCTACAGGCTGGTCGAGGCGTTGCAGGAGGTGCGAGAGGTCAGGGAGTCTCAGGCACAGCTGGCAGAGGACATGGAGGCTCTGAAAGCCCAGCTGAAGCGGGACTACGGCTTCATCACACAGACCCTGCAGGAGGAGAGATACAG GTACGAACGACTGGAGGACCAGCTGAATGACCTGACCGAGCTCCATCAGAACGAAACAGCGATTCTGAAGCAGGAGCTGGCCAGCATTGAGGAAAAAGTGGCCTATCAGGCTTATGAGAGAGCACGAGATATACAG GAAGTATTAGAGTCGTGCCAGACTCGTGTCTTTAAGCTGGAACTgcagcaacagcaacagcagaTTGTCCAACTGGAGAGCGCAGACGCTAAG GTCCTGTTGGGAAAGTGCATCAACATCATGCTGGCCATCGTCACGGTGATCCTCGTGTGTGTTTCCACGGCGGCCAAGTTCACAGCTCCGCTGATGCGCAGTCGCCTACACGTCCTTGGGACGTTCCTGACAGTCTGTGCGCTCGCCGCCGTCTGGAAGAACTGGGAACAGTTGCACTGTGCTGTGGAACGCATGCTGCTGCCCACTTGA
- the ndufa12 gene encoding NADH dehydrogenase [ubiquinone] 1 alpha subcomplex subunit 12 → MAEYVHVARRALGQLGGHGGLRGFLLQLFRANDVKTGALVGVDKYGNKYFEDNRYFFGRHRWVIYTTEMNGKRTLWDVDGSMVPAEWHRWLHCMTDDPPTTHPPVPKKFLAEVHQINVSGTPAQYVPYSTTRKKIHEWVPPKVGGQ, encoded by the exons ATGGCGGAGTACGTGCACGTCGCCAGAAGGGCTTTGGGCCAGTTGGGAGGTCACGGAGGCCTCCGTGGTTTTCTGCTCCAGTTGTTCAG ggCTAATGACGTGAAGACAGGAGCGCTGGTTGGTGTCGACAAATATGGGAATAAGTACTTCGAGGACAACCGTTATTTCTTCG gTCGGCACCGCTGGGTGATTTACACCACGGAAATGAACGGGAAACGAACACTGTGGGATGTGGACGGAAGCATGGTGCCAGCAGAATG GCATCGCTGGCTGCACTGTATGACTGATGATCCCCCCACCACTCATCCCCCAGTTCCTAAGAAATTTCTTGCAGAGGTCCATCAGATTAATGTGAGTGGGACTCCAGCCCAGTACGTCCCATACTCAACTACCCGCAAGAAGATCCACGAGTGGGTGCCCCCAAAGGTCGGGGGTCAGTGA
- the nr2c1 gene encoding nuclear receptor subfamily 2 group C member 1 — translation MEGQSPRIQLVSADGGLEQRIQIVTAYDQAGAGKQQYILANVDYPSSDKLILTSQEGSPGKVILTSADTAAAVNQLLLTSPDLTGQQIQFVTDGSEQLSRPVVEYCVVCGDKATGRHYGAVSCEGCKGFFKRSIRKNLVYSCRGSGECVINKHHRNRCQYCRLQRCMAYGMKQDSVQCERKPMEVSREKPANCAASTQKIYIRKNLCSPLAAMATFESDKQNSKSSGLPLNQQSMCKLDNNVFIPTSPEGSDGDLSTLANVVTSLGHLNQSRDLNDCIVDQSGLETVSSENSMVELQPEVQNSDITRAFDTLAKALRPEQSCVSKASDGNAADAEEMGMLIELQGSLLSDNHIPFKLMMPFPVPEFLNVNYICESASRLLFLTMHWARTIPAFQILGSENSILLMKACWNELFALGLAQCSDIMNISAMLTTIVQHQETNLHEEKLSAERVKEVMEHIWRLQEFCNSMNKVEPDAHEYAYLRAVALFSPDHASVDCIGQIESFQEKAYMELQDYISSTYPEDTYRLSRLLLRLPALRRISACVTEELFFTGLIGNVQIDSIIPYILKMESTDYNSQPANPSE, via the exons ATGGAGGGGCAGTCTCCCAGAATTCAACTAGTTTCTGCCGATGGGGGACTTGAGCAGAGAATACAG ATTGTGACTGCATACGACCAAGCCGGTGCTGGCAAACAGCAGTACATTTTGGCTAATGTTGATTACCCCAGCTCAGACAAGCTCATTCTGACTAGTCAGGAAGGCTCTCCTGGAAAAGTCATCCTGACTTCAGCAGACACTGCGGCCGCAGTCAACCAGCTGCTCCTCACTTCCCCCGATCTCACAGGACAGCAGATACAG TTTGTGACTGATGGTTCAGAGCAGCTCTCGAGGCCTGTTGTGGAATACTGTGTGGTCTGTGGGGACAAAGCCACAG GTCGTCACTATGGTGCAGTGAGCTGTGAGGGCTGCAAGGGTTTCTTTAAGCGCAGCATCAGGAAGAACCTGGTGTACAGCTGCAGGGGCTCTGGAGAGTGTGTGATCAACAAACACCACCGTAACCGCTGCCAATACTGCCGTCTGCAGCGCTGCATGGCATATGGCATGAAACAGGACT cTGTTCAGTGTGAGAGGAAACCGATGGAAGTTTCTAGAGAGAAGCCAGCAAACTGCGCTGCCTCCACTCAGAAAATCTACATCCGCAAGAACCTCTGTAGTCCACTGGCAGCTATGGCCACATTTGAGTCTGACAAACAAAACAGCAA GTCATCGGGTTTACCGCTTAATCAGCAGTCTATGTGCAAACTGGACAACAATGTGTTCATTCCCACATCACCAGAAGGG agtGATGGGGACCTAAGCACATTGGCTAATGTGGTGACATCGTTGGGCCACCTTAACCAGAGCAGAGATTTGAATGACTGCATCGTCGACCAATCAGGATTGGAAACTGTTAGCAGTGAAAATTCCATGGTTGAACTCCAACCAGAGGTGCAAAACTCTGACATCACTCG GGCTTTTGATACTCTCGCAAAGGCGTTGCGCCCGGAGCAGAGTTGTGTTAGCAAGGCCTCAGATGGCAATGCTGCTGATGCAGAGGAGATGGGGATGCTGATAGAGCTCCAGGGGTCCCTGCTGTCTGACAACCATATCCCGTTTAAG CTGATGATGCCCTTTCCGGTACCCGAGTTCCTGAATGTGAACTATATCTGTGAATCAGCCTCCCGCCTTCTCTTCTTGACAATGCACTGGGCACGGACTATACCAGCATTCCAGATTCtggg CTCTGAGAACAGTATCCTGCTGATGAAAGCTTGCTGGAATGAGCTTTTTGCACTTGGCCTGGCTCAGTGCTCAGATATTATGAACATATCTGCCATGCTCACTACTATTGTTCAGCACCAAGAGACCAACCTGCATGAAG AGAAACTCTCAGCAGAAAGGGTCAAGGAGGTGATGGAACACATCTGGAGACTGCAGGAGTTCTGCAACAGCATGAACAAGGTTGAGCCAGATGCCCACGAATATGCCTACCTCAGAGCTGTGGCACTTTTCAGTCCCG ATCATGCAAGTGTTGACTGCATTGGCCAGATTGAGAGCTTTCAGGAGAAAGCCTACATGGAGTTACAAGACTACATAAGCAGCACGTATCCAGAGGATACTTATCG gtTGTCACGGTTACTGCTACGGTTGCCAGCTTTGCGTCGGATCAGCGCTTGTGTGACTGAAGAACTGTTCTTCACTGGGCTCATAGGAAATGTTCAGATTGACAGCATCATTCCATACATCCTCAAAATGGAGTCCACTGACTACAACAGTCAGCCTGCCAATCCTAGTGAATAA